In Drosophila teissieri strain GT53w chromosome 2R, Prin_Dtei_1.1, whole genome shotgun sequence, the following proteins share a genomic window:
- the LOC122612471 gene encoding crossover junction endonuclease EME1 encodes MSNKVDKLHKQALREQQKRIKPGECMKYVRLVIDAGFLAIPVGQETLQQLNATDLKYEIRSLPVSHCILWERNVGQQTIAVGNSPTGLDEAWTPENQVVQWLPESSFQKAVKDESLVCLGPRLQASFPDCQYTIVLPTLRHSKHGNSASQDALIEMQLLQELHVEQLNKPESQELVALLQRYTKAIAEAPYKKQRSETLGGFKKYLANDKKQCVRVDQGNGYGRLWQQHLNRLPLVTLEVAESIIAQYPCPKKLIDQFSSDPQAVQSLADLKIKRCNGPQPLHTERRIGNVLSNKLYTLYTAKDPNTLI; translated from the coding sequence ATGTCAAATAAAGTGGACAAACTGCACAAACAGGCGTTACgggaacaacaaaagcgaatCAAGCCCGGAGAATGCATGAAATACGTGCGACTGGTCATAGATGCCGGATTTCTGGCCATTCCCGTTGGCCAGGAGACTCTGCAACAATTGAATGCGACGGATTTGAAGTACGAAATAAGGAGCTTGCCCGTGAGCCACTGCATCCTGTGGGAACGGAATGTGGGCCAGCAGACGATTGCTGTGGGCAACAGTCCCACTGGCCTGGATGAAGCTTGGACACCGGAAAACCAAGTGGTCCAATGGCTACCCGAAAGCAGCTTCCAAAAGGCAGTGAAGGATGAAAGTCTTGTTTGTCTGGGACCCCGATTGCAGGCTTCATTTCCGGACTGCCAGTACACTATTGTCCTACCAACGCTCCGTCATAGCAAGCATGGCAACTCGGCCAGCCAGGACGCTCTGATTGAAATGCAGTTGCTCCAGGAGCTGCACGTGGAGCAGCTCAATAAGCCGGAAAGCCAGGAACTAGTGGCCCTGCTGCAACGCTATACAAAAGCAATAGCCGAAGCCCCTTACAAGAAACAACGCAGCGAAACATTGGGAGGCTTCAAGAAGTATCTGGCCAACGACAAGAAGCAGTGCGTCCGAGTGGATCAGGGCAATGGATACGGACGTCTCTGGCAGCAGCATCTGAATCGACTGCCTCTGGTCACCCTAGAAGTGGCCGAGTCCATTATAGCCCAGTATCCTTGTCCCAAGAAACTGATTGATCAATTTTCCAGTGATCCACAGGCGGTCCAAAGTCTCGCCGATTTAAAGATCAAGCGCTGCAATGGACCTCAACCCCTTCACACCGAACGACGTATTGGAAATGTTCTCAGCAACAAACTGTATACATTGTATACTGCCAAGGACCCCAACACTCTGATCTAG
- the LOC122613994 gene encoding transmembrane protein 223, protein MSNLLNFALRQGVNSIKRLSLQSFRLAAPAIVTKTPVSSTIKRFSSQTAPFDVNTSVPKDIILFKYENPRFYQMLNFFGICQFVFWTYLSHFAFTTLKDAPVVEKPGEDLKWFQRINLGDNKYRNGITVCSFLIGYGILFAVWMFTLRSVRFLILRKGGQSVSFVTYGPFNRNRIMTVPLKCVSAEESRNLARVQLPIKVKGKTLYYVLDMRGEFRNAELFDYTAGLKRRI, encoded by the exons ATGAGCAATCTGCTGAATTTCGCCTTGCGTCAGGGCGTTAATTCTATTAAGCGCCTTAGCCTCCAGAGTTTCAGACTGGCAGCTCCGGCCATTGTAACCAAAACGCCGGTCAGTTCCACGATAAAGAGGTTCTCTTCCCAAACCGCCCCCTTCGATGTGAATACCAGTGTTCCCAAGGACATAATACTTTTTAAGTATGAGAACCCGCGATTCTACCAGATGCTGAACTTTTTCGGAATCTGTCAGTTTGTTTTCTGGACATATCTCTCGCACTTCGCCTTCACGACGCTAAAGGATGCTCCGGTGGTGGAAAAACCCGGAGAGGATCTAAAGTGGTTTCAGCGTATAAATCTGGGCGATAATAAGTACAGAAATGGTATCACAGTCTGTAGTTTTCTGATAG GATATGGCATACTGTTTGCTGTCTGGATGTTTACCCTGCGCTCGGTGCGTTTTCTTATCTTGCGGAAGGGGGGTCAGAGCGTATCCTTTGTGACCTACGGACCTTTCAACCGGAATCGCATTATGACTGTGCCTTTGAAGTGCGTCTCCGCTGAGGAATCCCGGAACTTGGCCAGGGTGCAGCTACCCATTAAGGTCAAGGGCAAGACACTGTACTACGTCTTGGATATGCGCGGCGAGTTTCGGAATGCCGAGCTATTCGATTACACAGCGGGCCTTAAGCGTCGCATTTAA
- the LOC122613995 gene encoding H/ACA ribonucleoprotein complex subunit 3 codes for MYLMYTINENGDRVYTLKKRTEDGRPTLSAHPARFSPEDKYSRQRLTIKKRFGLLLTQKPEPIY; via the exons atgTATCTAATGTACACGATTAACGAAAACGGCGATCGCGTTTACACCTTGAAG AAACGCACCGAGGATGGTCGTCCAACTCTGTCTGCTCACCCAGCACGTTTTTCGCCGGAGGATAAGTACTCGCGCCAGAGGCTCACAATCAAGAAGCGCTTTGGACTGCTGCTCACCCAGAAACCGGAGCCCATTTACTAG
- the LOC122612473 gene encoding transmembrane protein 170A has protein sequence MFSDDTDELDTIADVMGLRSQARLNTFREMWYHVFLWALFSSIFIHTCAAVVAFFTLRKHKFGRFFSILILVMGFLSPASSGIISSAVIAFVHRASSLPMSPIYAMIWGLGQTIVSACLGFTRILATL, from the coding sequence ATGTTTTCGGACGACACCGATGAGTTGGACACCATCGCCGATGTGATGGGACTCCGTTCACAGGCGCGTCTCAATACCTTTCGCGAGATGTGGTACCATGTGTTTCTGTGGGCCCTGTTCTCCTCCATTTTCATCCACACCTGCGCCGCCGTGGTTGCCTTCTTCACGCTCCGGAAGCACAAATTCGGACGATTCTTCTCGATCCTGATCCTGGTAATGGGATTCCTGTCGCCGGCGTCGAGCGGCATTATCAGCAGTGCGGTTATCGCCTTTGTGCATCGCGCCTCCAGTTTGCCGATGTCGCCCATATACGCCATGATTTGGGGCCTCGGACAGACCATCGTCTCTGCCTGCCTGGGATTCACCCGGATTCTGGCCACGCTGTAG